The Lepidochelys kempii isolate rLepKem1 chromosome 5, rLepKem1.hap2, whole genome shotgun sequence genome window below encodes:
- the APC gene encoding adenomatous polyposis coli protein isoform X4 — protein MDHETASVMSTYSVPRRLTSHLGTKVTEDYKPQVEMVYSLLSMLGTHDKDDMSRTLLAMSSSQDSCIAMRQSGCLPLLIQLLHGNDKDSVLLGNSRGSKEARARASAALHNIIHSQPDDKRGRREIRVLHLLEQIRAYCETCWEWQEVHEQGMDQDKNPRPAPVEHQICPAVCVLMKLSFDEEHRHAMNELGGLQAIAELLQVDCEMYGLTNDHYSVTLRRYAGMALTNLTFGDVANKATLCSMKGCMRALVAQLKSESEDLQQVIASVLRNLSWRADVNSKKTLREVGSVKALMECALEVKKESTLKSVLSALWNLSAHCTENKADICSVDGALAFLVGTLTYRSQTNTLAIIESGGGILRNVSSLIATNEDHRQILRENSCLQTLLQHLKSHSLTIVSNACGTLWNLSARNAKDQEALWDMGAVSMLKNLIHSKHKMIAMGSAAALRNLMANRPAKYKDANIMSPGSSLPSLHVRKQKALEAELDAQHLSETFDNIDNLSPKTSHRNKQRHKQNLYSEYVLDSSRHDDGICRTESFNTSNVTVLSPYLNTTVLPGSSSSNRGNIENSRSEKDRSVDRERTMGLGNYHPATENAGNASKRIGMQISTAAAQIAKVMEEVTNMHIPQEDRSSGSTAEMHCLTEDRNALRRTSTAHAHSNTYNFPKPENSNRACPVPYAKMEYTRASNDSLNSVSSSDGYGKRGQMKPSIESYSEDDESKFCSYGQYPADLAHKIHSANHMDDNDGELDTPINYSLKYSDEQLNSGRQSPSQNERWARPKHIIEDEIKQNEQRQSRSQSTTYPGYTEGGDDNHMKYQSPFGQQDLFRSRGSNSSEQNRVGTTHGMNQKVNQSLCQVDDYDDDKPTNYSERYSEGEQHEDEEDRPTIYSIKYSEEEHHVDQPIDYSLKYSTEVPSSSQKPSFSFSKSSSVQSTKTDHISSSSGNTSTPSASSKRQNQLHPSAAQRGGHAQKPASCKSPSINQETIQTYCVEDTPICFSRCSSLSSLSSAEDEIGRDQATRVTDASNTLQIAELKDNSVTLSTEGAVSEVPSTSQHIRTKSNRLQASSLSPSDSSRHKAVEFSSGAKSPSKSGAQTPKSPPEHYVQETPLMFSRCTSVSSLDSFESRSIASSVQSEPCSGMVSGIISPSDLPDSPGQTMPPSRSKTPPPAQAVPVKRETAKGKVPNVEKRESGSRQAAVNAAVQRVQVLPDADTLLHFATESTPDGFSCSSSLSALSLDEPFIQKDVELRIMPPVHENEAEPEQPEDTKDNQEKKAEKPTETEKDILDDSDDDDIEILEECIISAMPTKSSRKAKKLSQTTASKIPPPVARKPSHLPVYKLLPSQNRLQSQKHVSFTPGDDMPRVYCVEGTPINFSTATSLSDLTIESPPNELANVENVGTRAESGEFEKRDTIPTEGRSTDDAQRGKDSTVSNSGLDDDKTEEGDILAECINSAMPKGKSHKPFRVKKIMDQIQQASASSSVSGKNQPEGEKKKLTSPVKPMPQSNEYRARLRKNTEPRSNFSSERTCSDNKDTKKQNFKNNSRDFNDKLPNNEERVRGSFAFDSPHHYTPIEGTPYCFSRNDSLSSLDFDDDDVDLSREKAELRKGKETKETETKACTDTEQTSNQQSTSRTQGQKHPTGRSQLKTLMQKQTPFPQPSKDIPDRGAAMDEKMQNFAIENTPVCFSRNSSLSSLSDIDQENNNNKESETTKRTEPPDSQIESSRPQASGYAPKSFHVEDTPVCFSRNSSLSSLSIDSEDDLLQECISSAMPKKKKPSRVKSESEKNSSRNMGGILAEDLTLDLRDIKRPDSEHGFSPDSENFDWKAIQEGANSIVSSLHQAAAAASLSRQASSDSDSILSLKSGISLGSPFHLTPDQEEKPFTSNKGPRIIKPGEKSTLETKKVESENKGIKGGKKVYKSMITGKVRSNSEVSSQLKQPQQTNMPSISRGRTMIHIPGVRNSSSSTSPVSKKGPPLKNTASKSPNEGQSSTSSPRGAKSSVKSEPSPITRQPSQQGGSSKGPSRSGSRDSTPSRPQQQPLSRPLQSPGRSSISPGRNGISPPNKLSQLPRTSSPSTASTKSSGSGRMSYTSPGRQMSQQNLAKQTGLPKSASGIPRSESASKGLNQILSSSGSNKKVELSRMSSTKSSGSESDRSERPVLVRQSTFIKEAPSPTLRRKLEESASFESLSPSRPDSPTRSQIQTPVLSPSLPDMSLSSHSTVQASGWRKLPPNLNPSVEYNDGRPAKRHDIARSHSESPSRLPINRSGTWKREHSKHSSSLPRVSTWRRTGSSSSILSASSESSEKAKSEDEKQHGSSFSGYIQTKENQVPAKGTWRKIKENEISQIMSNPSHNSSSDATNGADSKTLIYQMAPAVSKTEDVWVRIEDCPINNPRSGRSPTGNTPPVIDSVLEKGNANGKDSKDIQGKQNAGNGNVPVRTMGLENRLNSFIQIDSPDKKGTETKPVLSNPVPAPETNESIINERTPFSSSSSSKHSSPSGAVAARVTPFNYNPSPRKSSADNSSARPSQIPTPVNNSTKKRDSKTENTDSSGTQSPKRHSGSYLVTSV, from the exons GTGGAAATGGTGTATTCTTTGTTGTCAATGCTTGGTACTCATGATAAGGATGACATGTCACGAACTTTGCTAGCTATGTCTAGCTCCCAAGACAGCTGCATAGCCATGCGTCAGTCTGGATGTCTTCCTCTCCTCATCCAGCTTTTACATGGCAACGATAAAGACTCTGTGTTATTAGGAAACTCTCGGGGCAGTAAGGAGGCCCGTGCCAGAGCCAGTGCAGCGCTGCATAACATCATTCACTCACAGCCTGATGATAAGCGAGGCAGGCGGGAAATCCGTGTACTCCATCTTTTGGAACAGATCCGAGCTTACTGTGAAACATGTTGGGAATGGCAGGAGGTACATGAACAAGGCATGGACCAAGACAAAAATCCAA GGCCAGCTCCAGTTGAACATCAGATCTGTCCTGCAGTGTGTGTTCTGATGAAACTTTCATTTGATGAAGAACACAGGCACGCGATGAATGAGCTTG GGGGGTTGCAGGCTATTGCAGAACTGTTGCAAGTGGATTGTGAAATGTATGGGCTTACAAATGACCACTACAGTGTTACATTAAGACGGTATGCTGGAATGGCTCTAACAAATTTGACTTTTGGAGATGTGGCAAACAAG GCTACATTGTGTTCTATGAAGGGCTGCATGAGAGCGCTTGTTGCCCAATTAAAATCTGAAAGTGAAGACTTGCAGCAG GTTATTGCAAGTGTTTTGAGGAATTTGTCCTGGCGAGCAGATGTAAACAGTAAAAAGACTTTGCGTGAAGTTGGAAGTGTGAAAGCATTGATGGAATGTGCTTTGGAAGTTAAAAAG GAATCCACCCTTAAAAGTGTATTGAGTGCCTTATGGAATTTGTCAGCTCATTGCACTGAGAATAAAGCTGATATATGTTCTGTGGATGGTGCTCTGGCCTTTTTAGTTGGCACATTGACTTACCGAAGCCAAACAAATACTTTAGCCATCATTGAAAGTGGAGGAGGAATACTACGGAATGTTTCTAGCTTGATTGCTACAAATGAGGATCACAG GCAAATCTTGAGAGAGAACAGCTGCTTACAAACGTTGTTACAGCATTTGAAGTCACACAGCTTGACAATAGTCAGTAATGCATGTGGGACCCTGTGGAACCTCTCTGCACGAAATGCAAAGGACCAGGAAGCATTGTGGGACATGGGAGCAGTTAGCATGCTCAAAAACCTCATTCATTCAAAGCACAAAATGATAGCTATGGGCAGTGCTGCAGCTTTAAGGAATCTGATGGCAAATAGGCCTGCAAAGTATAAGGATGCCAATATTATGTCTCCAGGCTCAAGCTTACCCTCTCTTCATGTTAGAAAGCAAAAGGCACTGGAAGCAGAGTTAGATGCTCAGCATTTGTCTGAGACTTTTGACAACATTGATAATTTAAGCCCCAAAACATCTCACCGTAATAAGCAGAGACATAAGCAAAATCTGTATAGCGAATATGTTTTGGATTCTAGTCGACATGATGATGGAATTTGCAGGACCGAGAGTTTTAATACAAGTAACGTGACTGTACTTTCACCATATTTAAATACTACAGTGTTGCCTGGCTCCTCTTCCTCCAATAGAGGAAATATAGAAAACTCTCGATCTGAAAAGGACAGAAGTGTGGACAGAGAGAGAACAATGGGATTAGGCAACTATCACCCAGCTACAGAAAATGCTGGGAACGCCTCTAAGCGAATAGGAATGCAGATCTCTACTGCTGCAGCTCAGATTGCCAAAGTAATGGAAGAAGTAACGAATATGCATATTCCACAAGAAGACAGAAGTTCTGGATCCACAGCTGAAATGCACTGCTTGACAGAAGACAGGAATGCATTAAGAAGAACATCCACTGCCCATGCCCATTCGAACACTTATAACTTTCCTAAACCCGAGAATTCAAACAGGGCATGTCCTGTGCCTTATGCAAAAATGGAATATACGAGAGCTTCAAATGACAGCTTAAATAGCGTCAGTAGTAGTGATGGCTATGGTAAAAGAGGTCAAATGAAACCTTCCATTGAGTCTTACTCTGAAGATGATGAAAGTAAATTTTGCAGTTATGGACAATATCCAGCTGATTTAGCTCACAAGATACATAGCGCAAATCATATGGATGACAATGATGGAGAACTGGACACTCCAATCAATTACAGTCTTAAATATTCAGATGAACAGTTGAATTCTGGAAGGCAAAGCCCCTCACAGAATGAAAGATGGGCAAGACCTAAACATATAATAGaagatgaaataaaacaaaatgaacaaaGGCAGTCAAGAAGTCAAAGTACAACCTATCCTGGATATACTGAAGGTGGTGATGATAATCACATGAAATACCAGTCACCTTTTGGCCAGCAAGATCTTTTCAGATCAAGAGGATCCAACAGTTCAGAACAAAACAGAGTAGGCACTACTCATGGGATGAATCAGAAAGTAAACCAGTCCTTGTGCCAGGTTGATGATTACGATGATGATAAGCCAACCAACTACAGTGAGCGTTACTCTGAGGGGGAACAACATGAAGATGAAGAAGACAGACCAACTATTTACAGTATAAAGTACAGTGAAGAGGAGCACCATGTAGATCAACCTATTGATTATAGTCTGAAATACTCAACAGAAGTTCCTTCCTCTTCTCAGAAaccatctttttctttttcaaagagtTCGTCAGTACAAAGCACTAAAACTGATCATATCTCATCAAGTAGTGGGAACACATCAACCCCTTCAGCTAGCTCAAAGAGACAGAACCAGCTTCATCCAAGTGCTGCACAGAGAGGGGGTCATGCTCAGAAGCCTGCCTCCTGTAAGAGTCCTTCCATCAACCAGGAAACTATACAGACTTATTGTGTGGAAGATACACCAATATGTTTTTCAAGATGTAGCTCTTTGTCATCTTTGTCCTCGGCTGAAGATGAAATAGGGCGTGATCAAGCCACACGTGTAACAGATGCCAGTAACACACTGCAGATAGCAGAACTGAAAGACAATAGTGTCACTCTGTCAACTGAAGGTGCAGTTAGTGAAGTCCCATCAACATCACAACATATTAGAACAAAATCCAATAGACTTCAGGCTTCTAGTTTATCTCCTTCTGATTCATCTAGACATAAAGCTGTTGAATTTTCTTCAGGTGCCAAATCTCCTTCAAAAAGTGGTGCTCAGACTCCTAAAAGTCCACCAGAACATTACGTACAGGAGACTCCACTCATGTTTAGCAGATGTACTTCTGTAAGTTCCTTGGATAGTTTTGAAAGCCGTTCCATTGCTAGCTCTGTTCAAAGTGAGCCTTGCAGCGGAATGGTAAGTGGTATTATAAGCCCCAGTGATCTTCCAGATAGCCCTGGACAAACAATGCCTCCAAGTAGAAGTaaaaccccaccccctgctcaagcagTTCCAGTAAAGAGAGAAACAGCTAAAGGTAAAGTACCCAATGTTGAAAAGAGAGAGTCTGGTTCTAGACAAGCAGCTGTAAACGCAGCTGTTCAAAGAGTTCAGGTATTGCCAGATGCTGATACATTGTTACATTTTGCTACCGAAAGTACACCAGATGGATTTTCTTGTTCCTCCAGCCTAAGTGCTCTGAGTCTTGATGAACCATTTATTCAGAAAGATGTAGAGTTGAGAATAATGCCTCCTGTTCATGAAAATGAAGCAGAACCTGAACAGCCAGAAGATACAAAGGATAACCAAGAGAAGAAAGCAGAGAAGCCTACTGAAACAGAAAAGGATATACTAGATGattctgatgatgatgatattgaaATATTAGAAGAATGTATTATTTCTGCTATGCCAACAAAATCTTCACGCAAAGCCAAAAAGCTTTCTCAAACAACTGCTTCAAAAATACCTCCTCCTGTAGCCAGGAAGCCAAGCCATTTGCCAGTGTACAAACTCCTCCCTTCCCAAAATAGATTGCAGTCTCAAAAGCATGTTAGTTTTACACCTGGAGATGATATGCCACGTGTGTATTGTGTTGAAGGTACACCAATAAATTTTTCAACAGCTACATCTCTGAGTGATCTCACAATAGAATCACCACCAAATGAGTTGGCCAATGTGGAGAATGTGGGTACAAGGGCAGAATCAGGTGAATTTGAAAAGAGAGATACCATTCCTACCGAAGGTAGAAGTACAGATGATGCTCAAAGAGGGAAAGACTCAACTGTGTCTAACTCAGGATTGGATGATGACAAAACAGAAGAAGGTGACATTCTTGCAGAGTGCATTAACTCTGCTATGCCAAAGGGAAAAAGCCACAAGCCTTTCAGGGTAAAAAAGATAATGGATCAGATTCAACAAGCGTCAGCATCTTCGTCTGTAAGTGGTAAAAACCAACCAGAAGGTGAGAAAAAGAAGCTAACATCTCCAGTAAAGCCTATGCCTCAAAGTAATGAGTACAGAGCTCGCTTAAGAAAAAACACAGAGCCAAGAAGTAATTTTAGTAGTGAAAGAACCTGTTCAGACAACAAAGATACAAAGAAACAGAACTTCAAAAATAACTCGAGAGACTTCAATGATAAACTTCCAAATAATGAGGAACGTGTAAGAGGAAGCTTTGCATTTGATTCCCCTCATCATTACACACCTATTGAggggactccttattgtttttcaCGGAATGACTCACTAAGTTCACTAGactttgatgatgatgatgttgacCTTTCTAGGGAGAAGGctgaattaagaaaaggaaaagaaactaaGGAAACAGAAACCAAAGCTTGCACTGATACAGAACAGACTTCAAATCAGCAGTCAACTAGTCGGACACAAGGTCAAAAACATCCAACAGGCAGAAGTCAGCTTAAAACTTTGATGCAGAAGCAAACCCCTTTCCCTCAACCATCCAAAGATATCCCGGACAGAGGCGCAGCTATGGATGagaaaatgcagaattttgctaTTGAAAATACTCCCGTTTGTTTTTCTCGCAATTCATCTTTGAGTTCGCTCAGTGATATTGAtcaagaaaacaacaacaacaaagaaagtGAAACTACAAAACGAACTGAACCTCCTGATTCACAGATAGAATCCAGTAGACCACAGGCCTCTGGTTATGCACCCAAATCATTTCATGTTGAAGATACACCTGTGTGTTTTTCTAGAAACAGTTCTCTTAGTTCTCTTAGTATTGACTCAGAAGATGACCTTTTGCAGGAATGCATTAGTTCTGCCATGCCTAAAAAGAAAAAGCCCTCAAGAGTCAAGAGTGAAAGTGAAAAGAATAGTTCCAGAAACATGGGTGGTATATTGGCAGAAGACCTGACACTAGATTTGAGAGATATAAAGAGGCCTGATTCAGAGCATGGTTTCTCACCTGATTCAGAGAATTTTGATTGGAAAGCTATTCAAGAAGGTGCAAATTCTATAGTTAGCAGCTTacaccaagctgctgctgctgcttcactgTCTAGACAAGCTTCATCAGACTCTGATTCCATCCTTTCACTAAAATCTGGAATTTCTTTAGGGTCACCGTTTCATCTTACTCCAGACCAAGAAGAAAAACCCTTTACTAGTAATAAAGGTCCGAGAATTATTAAGCCAGGGGAGAAAAGTACATTGGAAACTAAAAAAGTAGAGTCGGAAAATAAAGGAatcaaaggaggaaagaaagtgtATAAAAGTATGATTACAGGAAAAGTTCGCTCTAATTCAGAAGTTTCAAGCCAGTTGAAGCAGCCCCAGCAAACAAATATGCCTTCAATCTCACGAGGTAGGACAATGATTCACATTCCAGGGGTTCGAAATAGCTCTTCCAGTACAAGTCCAGTTTCAAAAAAAGGGCCCCCACTCAAGAACACAGCCTCCAAAAGTCCCAATGAAGGCCAGAGTTCGACTAGTTCCCCGAGAGGAGCCAAGTCATCAGTGAAATCAGAGCCAAGTCCTATAACCAGGCAGCCATCTCAACAGGGTGGGTCAAGTAAAGGACCTTCTAGGTCAGGATCTAGAGATTCCACTCCTTCTAGACCTCAACAGCAGCCATTAAGCAGACCTCTGCAGTCTCCAGGTCGAAGCTCAATTTCCCCAGGCAGAAACGGTATAAGCCCTCCTAATAAACTGTCTCAACTGCCAAGGACTTCATCTCCCAGTACAGCTTCAACTAAGTCCTCGGGTTCAGGACGAATGTCATACACGTCACCAGGCAGACAGATGAGCCAGCAAAACCTTGCAAAACAAACAGGGTTACCCAAAAGTGCTAGTGGTATTCCCAGAAGTGAGTCTGCCTCAAAAGGTTTGAACCAAATTCTTAGTAGTAGTGGCTCAAACAAAAAGGTTGAACTATCTAGAATGTCATCCACAAAATCCAGTGGAAGTGAATCTGACAGATCAGAGAGACCTGTTCTAGTGCGCCAGTCAACTTTTATTAAAGAAGCTCCAAGTCCAACTCTACGAAGGAAATTAGAAGAGTCAGCTTCATTTGAATCTTTGTCTCCTTCTAGACCCGATTCTCCCACCCGATCCCAAATACAGACCCCAGTTTTAAGTCCATCACTTCCTGATATGTCCTTATCTTCTCATTCAACTGTACAGGCTAGTGGTTGGCGAAAATTACCTCCTAATCTTAACCCTTCTGTAGAATATAATGATGGGAGACCAGCAAAACGTCATGATATAGCTCGCTCTCATTCTGAGAGTCCATCTAGGCTGCCAATCAATAGATCAGGAACATGGAAGCGTGAGCACAGTAAGCATTCTTCATCGCTTCCTCGTGTTAGCACTTGGCGTAGAACTGGAAGTTCTTCCTCAATTCTGTCTGCTTCTTCAGAATCCAGTGAAAAGGCAAAAAGTGAAGATGAAAAGCAACATGGAAGTTCTTTTTCTGGGTACATACAAACTAAAGAAAATCAAGTACCAGCAAAAGGGACGTGGAGAAAGATAAAGGAAAATGAAATTTCTCAGATAATGAGTAATCCTTCTCATAATTCCTCTTCAGATGCTACAAATGGTGCTGATTCAAAAACTTTAATTTACCAGATGGCACCTGCTGTCTCTAAGACTGAGGATGTGTGGGTGAGGATTGAAGACTGCCCTATTAATAATCCTAGATCTGGACGATCACCTACTGGAAATACTCCCCCAGTTATTGACAGTGTTTTAGAGAAGGGGAATGCGAATGGTAAAGATTCTAAAGATATTCAGGgaaaacaaaatgcagggaatGGAAATGTTCCTGTTCGCACAATGGGTTTAGAAAATCGCCTGAATTCATTCATTCAGATAGACAGCCCAGATAAGAAGGGAACTGAAACAAAACCTGTGCTGAGTAATCCTGTTCCTGCACCAGAGACCAATGAAAGCATTATTAATGAACGTACACCATTCAGTTCCAGCAGCTCAAGCAAACACAGTTCACCTAGTGGAGCTGTTGCAGCAAGAGTGACTCCTTTCAACTACAATCCAAGTCCACGAAAGAGCAGTGCAGACAACAGTTCTGCTCGACCATCACAGATACCAACACCAGTAAATAACAGCACAAAGAAACGAGATTCAAAGACTGAAAATACAGACTCTAGTGGAACTCAGAGTCCTAAACGTCATTCTGGGTCTTACCTGGTGACTTctgtttaa